In a single window of the Salvelinus namaycush isolate Seneca chromosome 18, SaNama_1.0, whole genome shotgun sequence genome:
- the hscb gene encoding iron-sulfur cluster co-chaperone protein HscB — MLSLNNLGVICISQALQHSPKLLAIRQCLSKASSRATLCNNSITFNSKGTRRHTGFRLLNESIVKHVSSLQRTFCTASVKLHCWNCGQSVEQTPAFFCLSCNFVQPPDERASYFLIMECDQTFALDTQRLQKTYLKLQRSLHPDNFSQKTVKEQEYSEYQSALVNKAYRTLLKPLSRGLYMLELNGMGIEEGTDAGADPLFLMELMEINQALEEAQSKEESAKIGASMKEKLKDLTEQIDASLHKGELQAAKALLAQMKYFANIEEKVKEKLSEPM; from the exons ATGCTTTCACTGAATAATTTAGGCGTTATTTGCATATCTCAGGCTCTTCAGCATTCACCGAAGTTATTAGCTATCAGGCAATGCTTATCAAAGGCTTCGTCTCGTGCAACGCTATGCAACAACTCTATCACCTTCAACAGTAAGGGCACAAGGAGGCACACAGGCTTCAGATTACTTAACGAAAGTATAGTAAAACATGTCAGTTCACTGCAAAGGACTTTCTGCACAGCCTCTGTGAAGCTACACTGTTGGAACTGTGGCCAGTCTGTCGAACAAACTCCGGCCTTCTTCTGTTTATCGTGTAACTTTGTCCAGCCTCCAGATGAGAGGGCATCCTATTTCCTGATTATGGAGTG TGACCAGACCTTTGCACTGGATACCCAGAGGCTGCAGAAAACATACTTGAAGCTCCAGCGGTCTCTTCACCCTGACAACTTCAGCCAGAAAACTGTG AAAGAACAAGAGTACTCTGAATACCAGTCAGCCCTAGTAAACAAAGCATACAGGACCCTGCTCAAGCCTTTGAGTCGTGGCCTTTACATG CTCGAGCTGAATGGCATGGGGATAGAGGAGGGGACTGATGCGGGGGCTGATCCTCTGTTCCTTATGGAGTTGATGGAGATCAACCAAGCACTGGAGGAGGCACAAAGCAAAGAAGAGTCGGCCAAGATAGGCGCCTCTATGAAAG AGAAGTTGAAAGACTTGACTGAACAAATAGATGCATCCCTGCACAAAG GTGAGCTTCAAGCTGCCAAAGCGCTTCTCGCCCAAATGAAATACTTTGCGAACATTGAAGAGAAGGTGAAGGAAAAACTTTCAGAGCCAATGTAA